From a region of the Marinilabiliales bacterium genome:
- a CDS encoding HDIG domain-containing protein, with product MDRESAFELLKQHVKDEKMRIHCLASEAVMRALAQRLGEDADKWGLAGLLHDIDVEVTNADPERHALEARNILKDYSLDPEIIDAITMHNEKASKKERSTLFQHALAAGETVTGLVYATALVYPDRKIASVKPKSVVKRMKEKAFAASVNRDHIMECEKIGVPLPEFAELAVNAMKEISDDIGL from the coding sequence ATGGACAGGGAAAGTGCATTCGAATTGCTAAAACAGCATGTAAAAGATGAGAAAATGCGTATTCACTGCCTGGCATCGGAAGCGGTGATGCGTGCCCTGGCTCAAAGGTTGGGCGAGGATGCAGATAAATGGGGACTTGCGGGACTGCTGCATGATATTGATGTTGAGGTTACCAATGCCGACCCTGAAAGGCATGCACTTGAGGCCCGTAATATCCTCAAAGATTACAGTCTTGATCCTGAAATTATCGATGCGATAACCATGCATAACGAGAAGGCTTCAAAAAAAGAGAGGAGCACTCTTTTCCAGCATGCCCTTGCAGCAGGAGAGACGGTTACCGGACTTGTTTATGCCACTGCTCTGGTCTATCCCGACCGGAAGATAGCTTCGGTCAAACCAAAGTCCGTGGTAAAAAGAATGAAGGAAAAAGCCTTTGCTGCCTCGGTAAACCGTGATCACATCATGGAGTGCGAAAAGATCGGCGTTCCGTTGCCTGAATTTGCCGAACTGGCTGTAAATGCCATGAAAGAGATAAGCGATGATATCGGGTTGTAG